The genome window GGGAGCCCGGCGATCATTCATATGTAGAATGAGGTGTCCTTTTGTTGATTTACATATATTGAGAGGTATGCCTGAATGCACCATTTCTTTACGTAGTGGTGTGGTTGTACTTGCAGATGTGGCTCTTGTCCAGTGGAACCCATGTCCATGAACAGACTACACTTCCTTAGGAATAGAAACAGGTGATTAGAACCAAGATTGTGAATGATCCTTACTGTAGCATGCTGCTAATTTTAGGGCATCCTGTATGTGTGCTGAATTTGACCATCTTGCTGCATTTGTTACATCTTCAATTTAGGAATGGTTTGGGTGTAGCAAAGGAAGGCGAGCCTCAGTATGTGGTGGTTCACtgtacaggatacataaagtcCTGGCCGCCTGCAGGTAAAATTTGTTTGCAtctgatctttcttgcactgacTGCATTCAGAAATTATTGACAGCACTTTTTCCACGTTACAGCCCTCgtccaaagtggaaaaaaataattttattgcttaaaattcaACTCACAATATCTCATGAtgacaacagattttttttggttgacATTCTTGCAAATTTATTAGAAATTAGACATTTTATCGACATGAGTATTAATAGCCTTTGCTCAATGCTTTATTGTTGCACTTTTGGCAGCAATTACAGCCTCAAGTGCTGTGATTCCTATCCTGGTGTTGCAAAAAGGAAGTGAAACTGCCCAGATAGGTGTGTCCAGCTTGCGGTATAATAATCAAAAGGTCTTGAGTCTGTAATTGGTACATCAACAAAGTACAGTATGGCCCAAAGGCTGTAAATACTTATGTAGATGTGATTAATTAGTTAtgcatttttaatacatttgcaaaaatcccATCAAGTTGAGTCGCCAGTCCTTTTGAAGACCACGGGACGGTGGTGTGATTGCTTTCCTTTATTGAAGCAATTGGTTAGTTAACAGTTAATAGATTAAATCTTGATGGTCagtatggggtgttgtgtgtacaatttaatccattttggaataagactATGAAGTGAAGTGCTATCAATACTTTCTGGTTGACTGTACATTCTACTCAGTTGcccatatttaaacattttgtgttttaggaGTGTCCTTATCAGACAATGAAGCGGACAACCCTCAGGGGAGTCACTACTGTCTTGTTGCCATCGGCAGATTGCAGGTAGAAATAACCCTCTGTGTCTGAATGTATTACATCTCTccaattaataatatacccacATTAAGTCGTTGACTCATCATCTGGCCATaagtaaaatgttttggaaacGTGTCCTGTATCCATATCTATCACAAGATTTTTCTTTATGGCCACCCTCCAGACTGTTCTGAAGTGGATTGCAGTATGTCTTATGTTTGCATTGTTTCACTCTGTTTTCAAATCCTTTTGTCCATTGTCTGTGACTACTGTAAAAACACTGGTACAACAGGTACCAAGACTGTTACGAAGCATTTGAGTCGCATGAAAGACTATCAAATGTTGCTTTAATAACTGtcagtgcatttgtttttcaaatgcaacAACCCACCTCAGGTGACCTGCTGTCCAGGTGACACAGACGTAAACAGCATCAGCGTTCCAGTGGAGTTCATCTCGCGCCATAACTGCCAGggcatatttacatttgttgacCACCGCTGTGTGGCGGCTGTCAGCTACCAGCCTCAGGTACACAACTTTAGGCTAACGCTTTTTTATATAAAGAGAATCTTAAATTACGTACAGTAAGCTCATATGTCGTGTCATTTAGGAACTGTTAGGGAAGAATATTCTAGAACTCGCCCATCCAGAAGACCAGGGCTTACTCCGGGACAGCTTCCAACAGgtacaaaataaacatgaaaacaaaacatttaaaataaaagtgaaaatgtttaaatgatgGCATCATGGTGGACCCAGGTAATTAGTATGtttacctcacagttcttaggtttggggttcgaattGTAGCTCAGTCCTTCCTGTgttgggtttgcatgttctcccggctTTCTCTCacattctacaaaaaaaatgcatgtctaTAGGTATGaaaggtgagtgtgaatgtttgtttgtctgtatgcgcCTTgcaactggctggtgaccagtctgtggcgtacccaaagtcagctgggataggctccacctcacTCGCAACCCTAATTAGaaggacaaaaacaatacaaattggatggatgtttaaagtCATTAAAGTAAATTattaaaaactttaaaatgtaatttatttaatgttacctttttacacattattttcactttttcctGTTCATGTCTTGTTGTGGTGCTACTGCTGAGGTAATCCAATGTGCATGAGTAACTGGCTTCCTGATACCCTCTGCCCTtttatgtgattattttttttaatttttttttattttttttaaaggtcacgTGTGAAACATGGCCCAGCAATGTAGTGAAGCGTGCATGAATTTTTGCTCCATGCGCTGTGCAATGTTGCTTTGTCACAGtagcgtctgtgtgtgtgtgtgtgtgtgtgtgtgtgtgtgtgtgtgtgtgtgtgtgtatagatgTGTATGTTGTTGCATTGTCGTGCCTTATCTCACTCTTATGTAAGAAGTGAGAGGACAGATGTATAGTTCACACACTGCGGGataattttaaatattctaattaaattatttaGTTGTGCTCTCTTGTatgagtcatcaaactttgttATGCTCCATCCCCACACGATTTTCACAATTTATCGTTGCCTTTCTATTGATTAAATGTGCTTTGATTCAGACAAAGTCTAGTTAgtttttgaaggacccctggaaatggacCAAATATTCCTAAATGGCTGCTTCaatccaaaatggcagacttctttTCGGGCATAgtttcttgaaatgttttttgtgggtctcctcGTGATAGACATGTCCTCTGTCTTTCcaagtacagcggtgccttgagatgcgagtttaCTGTGatctgtgaccatgctcttatgtaaaaacactcatctcaaaacatccatccatccattttctgagccatttctccacactagggtcgcgggcgtgctggagcctattccagctaacagggcaggaggcagggtacaccctgaactggttgccagccaatcacagggcacatacaaacaaacaaccagtcacactcacgttcacacctacgggcaatctagagtctccaattcatgcgtgttattgggatgtaggaggaaaccggagtgcccggagaaaacccacgcaggcaccgggagaacatgcaaacttcacacaggtggggccggggattgaacccgggtcctcagaactgtgaggctgacgctctaaccagtcgcccaccgtgccgccatctcaaaacattttatcattaaattgaatggaaatgcatttAATCCATTCCaatacccccccaaaaaaaacaaaatttaacatGTTTTGTACAAAGACAATGAGcggtatattgtaaaatatattcataaaaacacaatggAAGAGAATGTGAAGATAAAGGTTTATGTTTTTATGGAATGTAATCAAGCGAAATGtctcacacatgcaaacactgcAGTGTCATTTGTATGCCTGTACCTTTAAATGTgcagtttctctctctcttcctctccctctctcacCCTCCCCCAACACTCACTCGACCCCCGCCCTCTCTGCTTCTGTATGCAGGAAGACTGTATGAATCTCATCAGCGGTTACCTGGccaaagcttttgttttacGTCTTTTAATTAGAAACCCTGCACTCAACAGTATGACattgtgtacaaacacacagtaaCAACATTTGCACCCCACATGACATTCAGCTCTTCTTTAATAATGTGTTCGATCTGCTTCCGAGTGAATCCTCCACATTCCATCTTCTGCAGACGTATGTGTCTCCGTAACTTATCCGGTGATCTCTTGTCCAtagttttaaattgttttaaaaacccGGCTGGTGTTTTTGTTAATTGTTAGCCCGTGTGGCTGTGGTGTTTTACATATTATGCTTGATGGAGGCTGTGCTTGTTTCAAATACCCGTGTCTCCAACTGGTAGTGGCAGtgtacagcttgaagcctcttttttgaagaatattctCATTATATCAGCCAAAGTGCCGCTTTTTGTCAAGCGTGTGGATCTTCCTGCCGCTGCACCGCACTCATTTCTCAAGTTTGGGCTCGCAAGTCAAAAAACGCGCCCGATCTATAGCTCGTGTCTCGAAAAATGTGTCAATAGGGTGACTCATATcctaaaggcaccactgtatttttttttacatgtagtgtataatataataacagTCCCTCCAGGATTCCACAGGCTTTTTGGGTGATATTTGCGGCCtaaaattcctgattttgtggcaGGTTTTTGCGAAAACTCCTATTGATgttgcaattattattatttttttttaagagcttttgttgtgatgaaatatttgcatttaacatttttttttcttattcctCACTCAGTGATATCTCTCGCACACTCATCCACCCCATTTCTGATTACATACACATTcaagtatatattttaaagacgGATTTTATTTGACAATATTTACACAGATAAACACAAATTAATAGTGCCTTGATTTATGGGTAACTCTCGTTTGTCGAAATATGAGCTGTCGCTCTgccgagtttttgctttgacttgccagCAAAAATTctcaattcattttatttatttaaccttcatTTTTGATTTAATACGAGCACTACTTGGTTGTTGCAAATCACTTCGCAGCAAGtttcagtccatccatccattttccgtaccgcttctcctcactagggtcgtgggcgtgctggagcctatctcaactgactctgggcgagaggcgtggtacaccctgaactggtcgccagccaatctcagggcacatataaacaaacaaccattcacactcacattaacgccaacgggcaatttagaatctccaattaacctaccatgcatgtttttgggaagtgggaggaaaccagagtacccggagaaaacctacgcaggcacggggagaacatgcaaactccacacagggcagatttgaacctggattctcagaactgtgaggcagatgtgctaaccagtcgtccaccagcAAATTGCAGTTTGGCAGATTATTTAAAAAGGAGGCTTCAAGCTGCCTATCGCCACTAGCAGCTGAAGTTACTATCAAACTAAACCTAGAATAAAGATAATTACAAgttttgtatttaaagcaaACCACACAACTTGGCATTTGGAATGTCCACtaggttaatgctaacacacaatgcaaaatggccCTGGTGGCCAATGCGTGTACAACAGAGAGCATACTGTGAGTCTGAAATGGATTAAtgggatttccattcatttcaaaggggtagaatgatttgagatgttttgagttacaagcgtactcatggaacaaaataaaatcaaaccacCATTTTATCAGCATTTTGACTAATGCTGGTAACATGAAAGTGGCTAGTCCATCCCAGATGCAAAATATTGATTTAGTAAGTCATTTACTACAGAATGGATGGCACGTTTGAATATATTTAAGACTGACTGGCGCACACTTTGGATGTCATCACAAGCACTCGCATACACATAATCATGGCAACAGGTGAGCTTGCCTCTGTCAGCTTGGTGATTAATTAAACTACAACTAACATTATTGCAAACCATGCTTGTTTAATCAAAATCACCTGCAGTCTTTCAGCTTTGCAACAGATTTATTTGAAACGGCTTCAGTCAAAGTGATTTGTCCagtctctgtttttgttttatttgctttatgTATTTAGTTATGATTTTACTCTTATTAtgattgtaatgttttttattttatttcttgtatATTTTCTTATGTTTGAtctgatatactgtatctgacaaaagtgttttgtttttaaactgcaaatttcacatttaagtTGTGTTCTTTTAGCCATTCTCTGAATGTTCACATTTGAAAGATTTTTGTCATTTAGATGATTTTTGTTCGTGATCAACCACAGCATTGAACAGGGTGCAAAACAGTTTACCCCCACTCTCGTTTAGGACCTGGAAAACTGTTTAGCACGATCTTGAGCAAAATTTTTGTGGGAAAGACGAAAGACCTTCAGTCGCACTTGCATGCatcttcacacaaaaaaacggaaaaaaggAAATCAGTTTGGCAGCGTAGTGTGGAACTCATGGAACGCTCGGATGATTGGTCCAAAATTATGGGGATTGGATGAAATTGCAAGCAACCTTAACTTCACGGGAATATGTTTAATTCATCTTATTGTTGCAATAGTGACATTGTGAATTCCTGGAGGTACTGATGAATTGTGCATTGCACAATGACTTGCATGATTTTATTATGCGAATGAACAACAAGTTGTTCCTGTGCGTCCACAGGTGATGAAACTGAAGGGTCAAGTCCTTTCCGTGATGTTCAGGTTCCGCTCTAAATCGAGAGATTGGATTTGGATGAGAACCAGCTCCTTCACTTTCCAGAATCCGTTTTCCGAGGAGATTGAATATATCATCTGCACAAATGTCAACGTCAAGTGAGTTGCATttgtcatgtttattttttctcctAAACCTGGTGATCATGTGACATAATCACACCATGaattgtattcattcaaatgtCAGTGTGTCTTAAGATAAATGCTTACCCACATCATTATACCCCCTCAAACCTCACACTGATGCCTGTCTCCCTACATCCCTCCCCTGGAGGGGTGGTAATAGAAACACGACCCCGGACCCCCTCACTCCCATCAGTTCCCCAGGGGTTTTGCTGCCCCCCTCCCTGGTTCAGAGAAGCTCAAACAGTCCCCCAGTGGTTCTTAGCCCAGGGAAGGTAGCTACCAGGTGAGAGCAGGCTAGACGACACAATAGCGGCTTCTTCATGGTGGACGAGTGGCTCCTTCTTCCTGAAAGCGTTCCTGGTGTTTACAATAATGCATGTCTAACTGTTCAGGCAGTTTCAGATGGTTTGTAACGCACTTTTAACACAGTTGGCTATGTGTCATTGCATGGGTGCAGCATATGCTATACTACAATTTAAAACTAATACTCTCCATTCTCTCTTggtgttgccatggtgaccggTGGTGGGCTCtttagttttttggggttttttgtgtgtgtgttttgtcattcACCAGGTCTAGGTGTGGTGGAAATAGAAACAAGCCTTGTTTGACTGCCCTTGCAATCGACGCTTATCATCCTTATCTCCTCTTTCCTTTCACAGGCAattgcagcagcaacagcagcaggcTGAGCTCAAAGGGGGCGCTACAAGAGAAGACCTATACGAGGCAGGACCCATCACACTTGCGCAGGTGCAGCTGAGATCGGCCTCCTTCtattgtaaattataaaaaattaagaaaacagTGGCACTAAAATGGTGAATGCTGGGAGAGTTTACATCAGGGTTATCAAACGTACGGCCCGCAGGCCAGAACCAGCCTATCATGGGGATAGAGAACACATTAACTCCAAAGGTCAGTTccttccatagatttttgattggattcaagtcaggtgattggctgggccattctagcagctttatttctttctttgaaaccaattgagtttttttggcagtatgttttggatcatgatCCTGCttaaatgtccaccctcgtttcattttcatcatcctcatagatgcCAGCAGGTTTTTGTCAacaatgtctcggtacatttgcccattcagcCTTCCTTCGAATAATATGAAGTTTACTAGtaacatttgctgaaaagcagtcccacaccatcatgttcccacctccgaacttcactgttggtatggtatttttagggtgatgtgcagtgccatttctcctccaaacatggtgtgcaatatggcatccaaagagtttaGTTtgttctcatcagaccagactatattcccccagtatttaactgacttgtataaatgttgttcagcaaactttaaatgagctttggcatgccttcccccccccccccagtaatGGTGTCTTGCGTGATAAgagtgcatacaggccatggcagcggagtacattactcactgttttccttgtgataacagtacctgctaattgcAGGTCTTTTTGCAGCTCTCCAATGGTGCTCATTAGGTAccccccccttatcgttcccttggcgggtgcccctatccaccctcctttccaacaaacaagggacactctcccgccctcgggctgggcgaGGTCTGGCTGCATTCGgggccctgcgggttggggtgtcttgctctcctgggggtggaggggtgggGTTGGGTGCCGGGGCCTGTGGCGTTGTGGGGGGGTTGGCTAATTGATTGCGTTATTGAGGAACCAAAGGGAAAGGTGAGTaggtcatcacagcatgtgactaaaacggaccaatcacgacaATTTGTGccatgtgcgcgtcaagtgTCGCATAGGGGCCACAtggcccaatgcgtcggtcacgtgatgcaatgtgggcGCGGGAGTATGAAGAGGCCTTTAGCCAACAGCGGTTTAAGAaattgctcatatgatttgcaacaagataatcgACAAATATGTATGTTTTCTGTATGAACtgaattatttgcaccaaaacaatgggaaaCATTTGGAATAATCGTTATTCATCGCTTATTGGGCCAAAAATATACAAGTCTGGCCCACTTGtgatcaaattggggtgaatgtggcccctgaactaaaatgggtttgacaccccttGTTTACATGCTTACATGATTATGATTACaactacaaaataattttattttatttatttatttttatttttttcaaacatttttcaaacatttcaaacatgCTTGGTtatgcagaatggaggatctgtaaatatttttatgcAGAAGCAGTTTGTCTGTGCGACAGAAGAGTTTTACATACTGCCTCTgtagttatttgtattttgatggATATTATTGATAAATTGCAGTCTGACCGAATGAGGTTTGCTACAGGatagagagaaaaaagagaggagagagaaaaacacaAGTTGGGACACTAGTTGTAAGAGTCACAAACGAAACATAAGACACGGCAAGGTTATATTAagtcagtattattattattttttactgaaCGCtaatgctacaccctgtgagtgAGGAAAAGGATTGTATAGAATAGGAAAGGACAGGCAGGAGGGGGACAGTTGTACATATTATATAGCTGTAAATCTGACCCGCAACATAACCGTAATTTGTCGTGTATAATgcgaattttttttcccccaaaaaaattgtcaaaagtcaacagaggcaaatggaaaacactttcgcattttataaatgtatgccgtcatctaatggttatgaaaaagctgtaccctttcattccaaaataccaccgccacctagaggttatgagagaggtgtacactttcattttactatgccaccaccacctagtggttataaaaaaagtggtagcctacactttcattccattatgacagggggtacgtatgactgcatatatgtacagttgtgctcataagtttacataccctgggagaatttgtgaaataatgttttttaaaatatgactgaaaaacaaccatcattaatttctttatgttttgtttaatgataatgcttttctgaaaagcttgacgttttaatttgaatcccattaaaataaaattaagtgtttCGCCTGGTTCTTCATGTTCTCTTTAAAGAAttatacccatcttacaaattctgcctgggtaatcaaatatatgagcacaactgtgtgtgttctcatttactaaataaaagtagggctgtgaatttgaaaataagagcaagtaaattaaaaacgtattgtgttcaaataaagtgcttaacttcagaataattatttgaaaaaaataagaaaatacatataatacttcacgttttgatcatatgggtagaagcaaaatcatgcattgtaaaaatgcattatacatgggtagaagggttttccagaattttgagatcaactttgggcgtacgtattatacatgggtgcgcattatacacgagaaattacggtaatcccTGATATGGTCATCCCCAGATGCCGGTGCAGCCAGTGACGTCCGCTGGGCCGGACCACACCAAGAGCCTGGACAAGCCAGACCTGTACCCCTCCCTTTTCCAAGGCCCCAGTCAGACAAAGGGCGTGGCCTCCACCTCAACGCCCTTAGCCCAAATCTACCCCACTGTCAACAACTTCAACGCCAGTCGCTCCAGTGACCCATACAACAGGTAGGAGGTCAAAGATATTGGTGTCTTGTGATCATTCGTATGATATTTCCACAAATACCTCAGTCAtgcccatctgcagttgagtgaaTAAATTCTCCGGGCACTATTTTTGACGTGATATTTTTAGATATGGCAGATGAAGGAATTCAAATAATGTATCCATCACACAAGAAGAAAGCAGTCTGCTATGTTCCTTTTTTTCATCCAAGAAGATATTGTAGGAGAAATTGCAGTCCAGAATTGATCTTGGGGCCCCACACCCTGCTAGACTGTTACTTCATTTGTCATAAACTGTATTTATGATTCATTTAATTTTGCGGAACTGATCAGAGCGAGCAACTCGGACATCCCATAGTCTCATTTGCAAGACATATAATCCACAAGAAATCTTTTGAGGGTTAACCACATTAGCTTCAATGTGGTTGCAGAGGCTTCCCGGCCAAAACTGTGTTCACTTCAGAATCTATTCCCTCAATTATTGCCTGTACTTTCCAGGCTGCTGTAAATGTTGCCATGCTGTCTTGGTCCTTTATTTGATGCACATTAATTTTTACATAACCCCGCTTTCCACATTCTACAGACCAGTCAGTATGGCGCCGCAGATGGCACAGCCAGCCAACTCAGCAGGGCAGATGCTGGCCCAGATGTCCCGCCAGAATGGAGCCCAGCAGCCCGTCACCCCCTCCAACACCAGCAGCCCCCTCCATGGAGGACCGGCAGGAGGATGGCCCGGAGCAGGTGCCGGAACACAATTCAGTAATcaggtacagtgaaccctcctCCAGATAGTCGCGGTTTGTTATCAGTACATTTTTTGCTGAAAATATCATCAGATATTTGGTGTTTTTGCggtcaggccaaagcaataaatgtATTCCTTTGGCGTCATCTGATGGACCTTTGGTGTTGTTGTTAGGTTTAATTAATGGATAGTGTTTATATCTGCATTTGAattgtcctgttttgttggcaGTCCTTGATTGCACCTCTTGCACAGtcaaaagtgaaactgaaagtatgttttttcttctcttccaaTGCAGCCACGAATAGCCTGTGTAGTCTACGTTGCTGCTACAATTTACCTGTATTCTCTAATATTAATTAGTGTGCAAATGCCAAAACGTGAGTTTAATGACTTAATAACcgtttgtgtaaagtgctagtGTGCAAATTTGTTTGCCCATGTTTGATGCCACACCAACTTTTAGTAGGATAGTATGTTAGCTAATACTACTGatggtttgtttgtattgaATAATAGAACTGCTGAGTATGTTCAGATAGTATGggttcatgattttttttacatgctagatgcatggtgtGGATACTTTGTGttgtgatctttttttatttatttttttgaattataTGAATGCTTTTCCGCCACCTTGTAGCATCTCTATGCCATTGCAAACCCCTTTTAGGGACggtgtcaattatttgtggattttcactattcgtgtGATATAGTAGTTCACTGTAGTTTATTACAACAGGATTGCTTTGAATGCATCATCTACCTTGAGCTGGgcaatatggccttaaaataaaatccatctcCCTCATGCTCttgccatctatccatccgcttatcctcactacagCCGCAGGTGTggtggcgcctatctcagctgacttttgggagaTAGGCTggatacaccttgaactggttgccagccaatcgcagggcacatataaacaaacaaccattcacccaGCCCTACTTCTAACTAATAAATGGAGTTGCTTGTCTCCCACAATTAGCAGCAGATGGCTCCCCAAGCAGCAAAGACCATGTCTCCACCGTTTGCTTCCATGGGTGGATTTGGAGGCGGCTCTTCTAGTTCTTTTGGCCAGATGCCCACCGGTGCTGCTCCCAGCCAGACCAGTAGCGCAAACTACCCACAAATCAACGCGCGAGTCAGCATCAACACAAACGGTTATGGTAGGTACCGTTCTTATTTATGTTTCTGTTTGActttgacctcacaaatgttcacATACATCTGGTTCTCTCTTTCCAGATGGTTCTCAGTCGCAGTTCCCCTCCCGGGCAACGGAGGCAGTGTGGCCCCAGTGGCAGGGCCAGCAGCACTCACAGAGCAACGCAGAGCAGCACCCACACGCACAAGGCAACCAGCAAGACATGTTTACTGTGAGTGATGCAAGCGCACACCCTCTCATACCAGCACTTGGGCacgggtgagctagagcctgTCCCAGATGATTTTAGGAGAGAAGCGGACTTCGCCCTGGACTTGGTCGCCATCCAAATGCAgtacacatatagacaaacaatcattaacaCTTAGTCTCACACCTGCGGATAATTTAGATCTTCAGTGAacgtaacatgcatgtttttggaatgtgggaggaagctgaacaacacggagaaaacccatccaaTCACAAGAACAAGCTGATCTTGAGATTCAATCCCTAAACTTCAgcattgtgaggcagatgtgctaactcaGCGTGCTGCCCTAAAATgttgattacaata of Phycodurus eques isolate BA_2022a chromosome 4, UOR_Pequ_1.1, whole genome shotgun sequence contains these proteins:
- the arnt gene encoding aryl hydrocarbon receptor nuclear translocator isoform X5 gives rise to the protein MTAYITELSDMVPTCSALARKPDKLTILRMAVSHMKSLRGSGNTNPDGSYKPSFLTDQELKHLILEAADGFLFVVSCETGRIVYVSDSLTPVLNQSQSDWLGSSLYDQLHPDDTEKLREQLSTAENNNTGRMLDLKTGTVKKESQQSSARMTMGARRSFICRMRCGSCPVEPMSMNRLHFLRNRNRNGLGVAKEGEPQYVVVHCTGYIKSWPPAGVSLSDNEADNPQGSHYCLVAIGRLQVTCCPGDTDVNSISVPVEFISRHNCQGIFTFVDHRCVAAVSYQPQELLGKNILELAHPEDQGLLRDSFQQVMKLKGQVLSVMFRFRSKSRDWIWMRTSSFTFQNPFSEEIEYIICTNVNVKGGNRNTTPDPLTPISSPGVLLPPSLVQRSSNSPPVVLSPGKVATRQLQQQQQQAELKGGATREDLYEAGPITLAQMPVQPVTSAGPDHTKSLDKPDLYPSLFQGPSQTKGVASTSTPLAQIYPTVNNFNASRSSDPYNRPVSMAPQMAQPANSAGQMLAQMSRQNGAQQPVTPSNTSSPLHGGPAGGWPGAGAGTQFSNQQQMAPQAAKTMSPPFASMGGFGGGSSSSFGQMPTGAAPSQTSSANYPQINARVSINTNGYDGSQSQFPSRATEAVWPQWQGQQHSQSNAEQHPHAQGNQQDMFTDVLSMLDQPTNFNSDDFDIPMYPSFNE
- the arnt gene encoding aryl hydrocarbon receptor nuclear translocator isoform X4, whose translation is MLFHTDMSSSNQDLADPDLGMGASGTQASGGAVVPKGSNKRRAASDFDDDEGNKLFRCDDDTGGSNDKERFARENHSEIERRRRNKMTAYITELSDMVPTCSALARKPDKLTILRMAVSHMKSLRGSGNTNPDGSYKPSFLTDQELKHLILEAADGFLFVVSCETGRIVYVSDSLTPVLNQSQSDWLGSSLYDQLHPDDTEKLREQLSTAENNNTGRMLDLKTGTVKKESQQSSARMTMGARRSFICRMRCGSCPVEPMSMNRLHFLRNRNRNGLGVAKEGEPQYVVVHCTGYIKSWPPAGVSLSDNEADNPQGSHYCLVAIGRLQVTCCPGDTDVNSISVPVEFISRHNCQGIFTFVDHRCVAAVSYQPQELLGKNILELAHPEDQGLLRDSFQQVMKLKGQVLSVMFRFRSKSRDWIWMRTSSFTFQNPFSEEIEYIICTNVNVKQLQQQQQQAELKGGATREDLYEAGPITLAQMPVQPVTSAGPDHTKSLDKPDLYPSLFQGPSQTKGVASTSTPLAQIYPTVNNFNASRSSDPYNRPVSMAPQMAQPANSAGQMLAQMSRQNGAQQPVTPSNTSSPLHGGPAGGWPGAGAGTQFSNQQMAPQAAKTMSPPFASMGGFGGGSSSSFGQMPTGAAPSQTSSANYPQINARVSINTNGYDGSQSQFPSRATEAVWPQWQGQQHSQSNAEQHPHAQGNQQDMFTDVLSMLDQPTNFNSDDFDIPMYPSFNE